Proteins encoded together in one Hymenobacter monticola window:
- a CDS encoding CARDB domain-containing protein — translation MKQNYHLLLRGKTWLVLLAAVLWWGQAARAQTYNLPTTGITSVTTCSGTLYDDGGATGSYSSNAFGGTTLVPATAGNKIRLQFSSLNVDPYYDVVRVYDGNSTSAPLIGEYTSYNQPPTSLYATNASGSLTVVLQSDNYYNQAGFAASISCVTSVPLADLAVQGASVSPLSTVAGNSVSLSCSVYNIGAGAAASSNVGFYFSTDATLDASDVLLSSSTGYALNPGLSSYRSGVATIPATAAPGNYYILFVGDYQNQVTESNESNNVAAVNVTVVAPSIDLTIQQAAVSPLNTAVGTPINMSCYILNSGNAVSPSSSVGFYLSTNATLDASDVLLTSQYGGALSTTYSSSRYGTAAIPTGLTPGTYYILFVADYQNQVSESSETNNVAAVAITVAPPGVDLVVQQETLYPYSGAAGSTVQASASILNQGNVMATSSNLGFYLSTNTTLDASDVLLYTATGSALSPNLASYRSGYLTIPVGTTPGTYYILFAADPTNLVSETNETNNVRSLAFTVLAPSIDLTVSSAYASPSTVAAGNSTNVSGYLYNQGNAPASPANLSFYLSTNTTFDASDVLVGSQNTATLTSNNYVNIYSSVTVPAATASGTYYLLFVADPSNLVVETNENNNVAYTTLLVTAPGIDLQMGQTYASPYTVGIGGTLSMTSYIYNTGTLVSPSSTVGYYLSTNATLDASDVLLTTTAGTSLSAGLSSYRTATATIPAGTTAGYYYVLFVADPTNAVTETNENNNVAYATIQVTAPSIDLQISQFYLSGAPVSPGGTLSVSSSVFNAGNTGAASSNVGYYLSTNTILDASDVLLTSTTGGVLGSYQYTTSNGSVTIPTGTTAGNYFMLAVADPTNLVSETNENNNVAYYQFTITGPFTGTVVPYTGTATVTTCNTTVYDHGGFGPYSDNANGTLVINPGTAGSRVQLAFNSFAVESCCDALRIYDGPNAQSPLLATLNYLPTLPIQASPTNTTGALTLVFTSDGSVTGTGFDATVSCVAAPVLLSDLLLTQIGASPSSVPAGGNLSLSATVLNQGSGTAATSAVGYYLSTNQTLDASDVLLGSNAGSTLVSNVSANRQLTAAVPAATAPGAYYVLFVADPLNAETEANENNNLAALAVTVTRGLAARDQTAGYTVAVVPNPVANGSVMRVQLSGAGTSGPASADLYNALGQRVLTQAMQLGSGRVNQAELPTQGLATGVYTLRLTGSGLSVTRRVVIE, via the coding sequence ATGAAACAAAACTACCATTTGCTATTACGGGGCAAAACGTGGCTGGTGCTGCTTGCTGCAGTGTTGTGGTGGGGCCAGGCGGCCCGGGCCCAAACGTATAACCTGCCCACCACGGGCATCACGTCGGTGACGACCTGCTCGGGGACGCTGTACGACGACGGCGGCGCGACGGGCAGCTATTCGTCGAACGCCTTCGGCGGGACGACGCTGGTGCCAGCCACGGCCGGCAATAAGATTCGGCTGCAGTTCTCTTCGCTCAACGTGGACCCTTATTACGACGTGGTGCGGGTGTACGATGGCAACTCGACCTCGGCGCCGCTGATTGGCGAGTACACGAGCTACAACCAGCCGCCGACGTCGCTATACGCCACCAACGCATCGGGCTCGCTCACGGTGGTGCTGCAAAGCGACAACTACTACAACCAGGCGGGCTTTGCGGCTTCTATTTCCTGCGTGACGAGCGTGCCGCTGGCCGACCTGGCCGTGCAGGGCGCTTCGGTGAGCCCGCTGAGCACGGTGGCCGGCAACTCGGTTTCGCTGAGCTGCTCCGTCTACAACATCGGGGCGGGCGCGGCAGCGAGCAGCAACGTGGGCTTCTATTTCTCGACGGACGCCACGCTGGACGCCAGCGACGTGCTGCTGAGTTCCTCGACGGGCTACGCGCTGAACCCGGGTTTGAGCTCTTACCGCTCGGGTGTCGCCACCATCCCGGCTACGGCGGCGCCCGGCAACTACTACATCCTGTTTGTGGGCGACTACCAGAACCAGGTGACCGAGAGCAACGAAAGCAACAACGTGGCGGCGGTGAACGTGACGGTGGTGGCCCCGAGCATCGACCTGACCATTCAGCAGGCCGCGGTGTCGCCGCTGAACACGGCCGTGGGCACGCCCATCAACATGAGCTGCTACATTCTGAACTCGGGCAACGCGGTGTCGCCCAGCAGCAGCGTAGGCTTTTACCTCTCCACCAACGCCACGCTGGACGCCAGCGATGTGCTGCTGACTTCGCAGTACGGCGGCGCGCTCTCGACGACGTACTCGTCGTCGCGCTACGGCACGGCGGCCATTCCCACGGGCCTGACGCCCGGCACGTACTACATCCTGTTTGTGGCCGACTACCAGAACCAGGTGAGCGAGAGCAGCGAAACCAACAACGTAGCCGCGGTGGCCATCACGGTAGCGCCTCCGGGTGTGGACCTGGTGGTGCAGCAGGAAACGCTGTATCCTTATTCCGGCGCGGCCGGTAGCACGGTGCAGGCTTCGGCTTCCATTCTGAACCAGGGCAACGTGATGGCCACGAGCAGCAACCTGGGCTTCTACCTCTCGACCAACACCACGCTCGATGCCAGCGACGTGCTGCTGTACACGGCCACGGGCAGCGCCCTCAGCCCCAACTTGGCATCGTACCGCTCGGGCTACCTGACCATTCCGGTGGGGACCACGCCCGGCACGTACTACATCCTGTTCGCGGCCGACCCCACCAACCTGGTGAGCGAAACCAACGAAACCAACAACGTGCGCAGCCTGGCTTTCACGGTGCTGGCGCCTTCCATCGATTTGACGGTGTCGTCGGCCTACGCGTCGCCGAGTACGGTGGCCGCGGGCAATTCGACCAACGTTTCGGGCTACCTCTACAACCAGGGCAACGCGCCCGCCAGCCCGGCCAACCTGAGCTTCTACCTGTCGACCAACACCACGTTCGACGCCAGCGACGTGCTGGTGGGCAGCCAGAACACGGCCACCCTGACGAGCAACAACTACGTCAACATCTACTCCAGCGTCACGGTGCCGGCCGCTACGGCTTCGGGCACTTACTACCTGCTGTTTGTGGCCGACCCCAGCAATCTGGTGGTGGAAACGAACGAGAACAACAACGTGGCCTACACCACGCTGCTGGTAACGGCGCCGGGCATCGACCTGCAGATGGGCCAGACGTACGCCAGCCCTTACACGGTAGGCATCGGCGGCACGCTGAGCATGACCTCGTACATCTACAATACGGGCACGCTGGTATCGCCCAGCAGCACCGTGGGCTACTACCTCTCGACCAACGCCACGTTGGACGCCAGCGACGTGCTGCTGACCACTACAGCGGGCACTTCGCTCTCGGCTGGCCTGAGCTCGTACCGCACGGCCACGGCCACCATTCCGGCCGGCACCACGGCCGGCTACTACTACGTGTTGTTTGTGGCCGACCCCACGAACGCCGTAACGGAAACGAACGAGAACAACAACGTGGCCTACGCCACCATTCAGGTGACGGCCCCGTCCATCGACCTGCAGATTTCGCAGTTTTACCTGAGCGGCGCACCGGTGTCGCCCGGCGGTACGCTGTCGGTTTCGTCGTCTGTCTTCAACGCCGGCAACACCGGTGCGGCGAGCAGCAACGTGGGCTACTACCTCTCGACCAACACCATCCTCGATGCCAGCGACGTGCTGCTCACCAGCACCACCGGTGGCGTGCTGGGCAGCTACCAGTATACCACTTCCAACGGCAGCGTTACGATTCCGACGGGCACCACGGCGGGCAACTACTTCATGCTGGCCGTGGCCGACCCCACCAACCTGGTGAGCGAAACCAACGAGAACAACAACGTGGCCTATTACCAATTCACGATAACGGGGCCGTTTACGGGCACGGTGGTGCCGTACACGGGCACCGCCACGGTGACCACCTGCAACACAACGGTATACGACCACGGCGGATTCGGCCCCTACTCGGACAACGCCAACGGTACCCTCGTCATCAACCCCGGCACGGCCGGCAGCCGCGTGCAACTGGCGTTCAACTCGTTTGCCGTGGAATCCTGCTGCGATGCCTTGCGCATCTACGATGGCCCGAACGCGCAGTCGCCCTTGCTGGCCACCTTGAACTACTTGCCCACGCTGCCCATCCAGGCCAGCCCCACCAACACCACGGGCGCGCTCACGCTGGTATTTACCAGCGACGGCAGCGTGACGGGCACCGGCTTCGACGCCACGGTGTCGTGCGTGGCGGCGCCGGTGCTGTTGTCCGACCTGCTGCTGACCCAGATTGGGGCTTCGCCGTCGTCGGTGCCTGCCGGGGGCAACCTGTCGTTGAGCGCCACGGTGCTTAACCAAGGCTCGGGCACGGCCGCAACGTCGGCCGTGGGCTACTACCTCTCGACCAACCAGACGCTGGACGCCAGCGACGTGCTGCTGGGCAGCAACGCCGGCTCGACGCTGGTCTCGAATGTGAGCGCCAACCGTCAGTTGACGGCGGCCGTGCCGGCCGCCACCGCGCCGGGCGCCTACTATGTTCTCTTCGTGGCTGACCCGCTGAACGCGGAAACGGAAGCCAATGAGAACAACAACCTGGCTGCTCTGGCCGTGACGGTGACCCGTGGCCTGGCCGCCCGCGACCAGACGGCCGGCTACACTGTGGCCGTAGTACCCAACCCCGTGGCGAACGGCAGCGTGATGCGCGTGCAGCTGAGCGGTGCCGGCACCAGCGGCCCGGCCTCGGCTGACCTTTACAATGCCCTTGGCCAGCGCGTGCTGACCCAGGCCATGCAACTGGGCAGCGGCCGGGTCAACCAAGCGGAATTGCCCACGCAGGGCCTGGCTACGGGCGTGTATACGCTGCGCCTCACCGGCAGCGGCCTGAGCGTGACGCGCCGCGTGGTGATTGAATAA
- a CDS encoding FtsB family cell division protein — MNLPHFISPLFRVLRSFYFLTGMGFLVWMLVFDANDLGKQFDIYRKWQDLRNEKQYYLDNIEVVKKDRAELMSSPALLEKFAREKYLMKRPGEDVFVLVPQNDN; from the coding sequence ATGAATCTACCTCATTTTATTAGCCCGTTGTTTCGGGTGTTGCGCAGCTTTTATTTTCTCACCGGCATGGGCTTTTTGGTCTGGATGCTGGTGTTCGACGCCAATGATTTAGGCAAGCAGTTCGACATCTACCGCAAGTGGCAGGACCTGCGCAACGAGAAGCAATACTACCTCGACAACATTGAGGTGGTAAAGAAAGACCGGGCGGAGTTGATGAGCTCGCCGGCCCTGCTGGAAAAATTTGCGCGGGAGAAATACCTCATGAAGCGTCCCGGAGAGGACGTATTCGTGCTGGTGCCCCAAAACGATAACTAA
- a CDS encoding DUF4331 family protein: MKKLLTRPLVPAAVFAAAVGGMLAWSGQHNILEASSHREAPLIADDPLADNTDLYVFRSPDAPANDANATATIIANYIPFELPQGGPNFNSFGENIRYEIHVKNNPATTGDDITYRFTFTRTNQDPTTFFRVRLGQENLKTTYQLEQSLAGGAFTTLVTNGLVPAPNIGPRSINSAAGLSRPNYQAYLESTIQSVATTGGNMRVFCGPSDDAFFTDLGAIFDLGAVRAPSSARDGLARKNVHSIVMQIPVAALVRSGTPALTATTNPLAGTTSPASPVSPYTIGVWASASRLSLRTINADGTRTQTGTYVQVSRLGMPLTNEVVQPVGMKDAWNNDSPYGVAVPAAGSRQAMFEANLKNPELGLYMADNVPVNGAAPKPANQTYYGEAIQGPVGPTRGLGLLRIQSKSLAGLLPAPLAGGFDFRNGAPGLAPIFNNALTNGTALAPQAQGGFGEVLLNGGVSGAPRSVDLLPIFHTGVPNLPPYQLATGKTGNNPLTAGKPFINNFLPTFGDMLRINLAVPPTSRTSADFSSEGLLAAAVLGLTDARYTASGANYIAIPNMDGFPNGRRLEDDVTRIELQAVSGAVLAAIGLWYDDYTVGTSPSPLTTQLTNVVGFTTNVERNDTTFRTAFPYVQTPWSGTNAQRVALAQRSTGLGLSPSLTVAQAYPNPFVGSTTLHFELPVKGTMSIVISDAAGRRVATVAKDRVFGQGVNELTWQPGRDVAPGQYIATLYNGKTMVQSVRIERQ, translated from the coding sequence ATGAAAAAATTGCTTACTCGTCCTCTGGTTCCGGCTGCGGTATTCGCCGCTGCGGTAGGAGGGATGCTGGCCTGGAGTGGTCAGCACAACATACTCGAAGCTTCCAGCCACCGCGAAGCCCCGCTCATCGCCGATGACCCGCTGGCCGACAACACCGACCTCTACGTGTTCCGCTCGCCCGACGCGCCCGCCAACGACGCCAACGCCACGGCCACCATCATTGCCAACTACATCCCGTTTGAGCTGCCACAGGGCGGCCCCAACTTCAACTCGTTTGGCGAGAACATCCGCTACGAGATACACGTCAAAAACAACCCCGCCACGACGGGCGACGACATCACCTACCGCTTCACCTTCACCCGCACCAACCAGGACCCGACGACTTTCTTCCGGGTGCGACTGGGGCAGGAAAACCTGAAAACCACCTACCAGCTGGAGCAAAGCCTGGCTGGTGGTGCCTTCACGACGCTGGTAACCAACGGATTGGTGCCGGCGCCTAACATCGGGCCCCGGTCTATCAACAGCGCGGCTGGCCTGAGCCGGCCCAACTACCAGGCTTACCTGGAAAGCACCATTCAGTCGGTGGCAACTACCGGGGGCAACATGCGGGTATTCTGCGGCCCTTCCGACGACGCCTTCTTCACCGACCTGGGCGCTATTTTCGACCTGGGCGCGGTGCGTGCGCCCAGCAGCGCCCGCGACGGCCTGGCCCGCAAGAACGTGCACAGCATCGTGATGCAGATTCCAGTAGCGGCCTTGGTTCGCAGCGGCACGCCCGCTCTCACGGCCACTACCAACCCCTTGGCGGGCACCACCTCGCCGGCGTCGCCCGTGTCGCCCTACACCATTGGCGTGTGGGCCTCGGCCAGCCGCCTGTCGCTGCGCACCATCAACGCTGATGGCACGCGCACCCAGACGGGTACTTACGTGCAGGTATCGCGCCTGGGCATGCCCCTCACCAACGAAGTGGTGCAGCCCGTGGGCATGAAGGATGCCTGGAACAACGACTCGCCGTATGGGGTGGCCGTACCGGCCGCCGGCTCGCGGCAGGCCATGTTTGAAGCCAACCTGAAAAACCCCGAGTTGGGGCTGTACATGGCCGACAACGTGCCCGTGAACGGCGCGGCCCCCAAGCCGGCCAACCAGACGTACTATGGCGAAGCCATCCAAGGTCCGGTAGGTCCGACGCGTGGCCTGGGCCTGTTGCGCATTCAGTCCAAGTCGCTGGCTGGCCTGCTGCCCGCGCCTTTGGCCGGTGGCTTCGACTTCCGGAACGGCGCTCCGGGCTTGGCTCCGATTTTCAACAATGCCCTGACGAACGGGACGGCCCTGGCCCCCCAGGCACAGGGTGGCTTTGGCGAAGTGCTGCTGAACGGCGGCGTGAGCGGTGCCCCACGTTCGGTCGACCTGCTGCCCATCTTCCACACCGGCGTGCCCAACCTGCCCCCCTACCAGTTGGCTACCGGCAAAACCGGCAACAACCCGCTGACGGCTGGCAAGCCCTTCATCAACAACTTCCTGCCCACCTTCGGCGACATGCTGCGCATCAACCTGGCCGTGCCGCCCACGTCGCGTACCTCGGCCGACTTTAGCTCGGAAGGCTTGCTCGCAGCCGCCGTGCTCGGCCTCACCGATGCCCGTTACACCGCCAGCGGCGCCAACTACATTGCCATCCCGAACATGGACGGCTTCCCGAACGGCCGCCGCCTCGAAGACGACGTGACCCGCATTGAGTTGCAAGCCGTGAGCGGCGCGGTGCTGGCCGCCATTGGCCTGTGGTACGACGACTACACCGTAGGCACCTCGCCCTCGCCCCTCACGACGCAGCTGACCAACGTGGTAGGCTTCACTACCAATGTGGAGCGCAACGACACGACTTTCCGCACGGCCTTCCCGTATGTGCAAACGCCCTGGAGCGGCACCAATGCCCAGCGCGTGGCCCTGGCCCAGCGCTCGACCGGCCTCGGCCTTTCGCCCAGCCTGACCGTGGCCCAAGCCTACCCCAACCCCTTTGTTGGGAGCACCACGCTGCACTTTGAACTGCCCGTCAAAGGCACGATGAGCATCGTAATCAGCGACGCAGCGGGCCGCCGGGTGGCTACCGTAGCCAAAGACCGGGTCTTCGGCCAGGGCGTGAACGAACTAACCTGGCAGCCGGGCCGCGACGTGGCCCCTGGCCAGTACATCGCCACGCTGTACAACGGTAAGACGATGGTGCAATCGGTTCGCATCGAGCGCCAATAA
- a CDS encoding Hsp70 family protein: protein MATVAINLATGSLQQEELIVGIDLGTTNSLVAYVHPETRQPAAINDLGRGTIVPSVVHFPADGSGPVVGTEAREFLLTDPQRTIYSVKRLLGKSYRDLGQHAQQLGYKVIDDNSEGLVKIRVEDRFYSPIELSADILKELRARAEHALKTPVNRAVITVPAYFNDSQRQATRDAGRLAGLEVLRIVNEPTAAALAYGIGLDPDEEKTVAVYDLGGGTFDISILRIQQGIFEVLSTNGDTYLGGDDLDRAVVDHWTATFGLPETFATNPHLQQQLRLAAEMAKKYLSQHDDFTTHLTDEAGQNTTVTLTRAQFNDLIRPLVDRTIAACRQAVADAKLGEVGKGVRGYEGKEETENTSYPPPPLPSYPKLDAVLLVGGSTRVPLVYEAVSEFFGQPANNSLNPDEVVALGAAIQADILAGNRRDVLLLDVTPLTLGIETLGGLLDPIIPRNSKIPTKAGRQYTTSVDGQVNLKIAVYQGERDLVSQNRKLGEFVLTGIPAMPAGLPKVDVNFLLNADGILKVEAIELRSNTRQQVEIKPQYGLTDEQVEQMLLDSLMNAKDDVAARLLIEARTAAEQLLYQVENFTRKNRQHLTETELADTEAQVAKVRTALAGSDRDPILKAMDELDELTRPYAERVMNISIQQAMAGKKIG from the coding sequence ATGGCTACAGTCGCTATCAACCTTGCCACCGGCAGCCTTCAGCAAGAAGAACTCATTGTGGGCATCGACCTGGGCACCACCAACAGCCTGGTGGCCTACGTGCACCCCGAAACCCGCCAGCCGGCGGCCATCAACGACCTGGGCCGCGGCACCATCGTGCCCTCGGTGGTGCACTTCCCGGCCGATGGGTCGGGCCCCGTGGTGGGCACCGAGGCCCGCGAGTTTCTGCTCACCGACCCGCAGCGCACCATCTACTCAGTGAAGCGCCTGCTAGGCAAAAGCTACCGCGACCTGGGCCAGCACGCCCAGCAGCTCGGCTATAAAGTCATCGACGATAATTCCGAAGGCCTGGTCAAAATCCGGGTTGAAGACCGGTTTTATTCGCCCATCGAGCTGTCGGCCGACATCCTGAAGGAGCTGCGCGCCCGCGCCGAGCACGCCCTCAAAACGCCGGTAAACCGCGCCGTCATCACCGTGCCGGCGTATTTCAACGACTCGCAGCGCCAGGCCACCCGCGACGCCGGCCGTCTGGCGGGCCTCGAAGTGCTGCGCATCGTGAACGAGCCCACGGCCGCCGCGCTGGCCTACGGCATCGGCCTCGACCCCGACGAGGAGAAAACCGTGGCCGTGTACGACCTCGGCGGCGGCACCTTCGACATCAGCATCCTGCGCATTCAGCAGGGCATTTTTGAAGTGCTGAGCACCAACGGCGACACCTACCTGGGCGGCGACGACCTGGACCGCGCCGTGGTGGACCACTGGACCGCCACTTTCGGCCTGCCCGAAACCTTCGCAACCAACCCGCACCTGCAGCAGCAGCTGCGCCTGGCCGCCGAGATGGCCAAGAAATACCTGAGCCAGCACGACGACTTCACCACCCACCTCACCGACGAAGCCGGTCAGAACACCACCGTCACACTCACCCGCGCGCAGTTCAACGACCTCATCCGCCCGCTGGTGGACCGCACTATCGCCGCCTGCCGACAGGCCGTGGCCGATGCCAAGTTGGGTGAGGTGGGCAAGGGGGTAAGAGGGTATGAGGGGAAAGAGGAAACTGAAAACACCTCCTACCCTCCTCCCCCCCTGCCCTCCTACCCCAAACTTGACGCCGTGCTGCTGGTAGGCGGCTCCACGCGCGTGCCGCTGGTGTACGAGGCGGTGTCAGAATTTTTTGGGCAGCCGGCCAACAACTCGCTCAATCCCGATGAAGTGGTGGCGCTGGGCGCGGCCATCCAGGCCGATATTCTGGCCGGCAACCGGCGCGACGTGCTGCTGCTCGACGTGACGCCGCTCACGCTGGGCATTGAAACGCTCGGCGGCCTGCTCGACCCCATCATTCCGCGCAACTCCAAAATTCCGACCAAGGCCGGCCGCCAGTACACCACCAGCGTGGACGGGCAGGTGAACCTGAAAATTGCCGTCTATCAGGGCGAGCGCGACCTCGTGAGCCAGAACCGCAAGCTGGGCGAGTTCGTGCTCACGGGCATTCCGGCCATGCCGGCGGGCCTGCCCAAGGTCGACGTGAACTTCCTGCTCAACGCCGACGGCATCCTGAAAGTAGAGGCCATTGAGCTGCGCTCCAACACGCGCCAGCAGGTCGAAATCAAGCCCCAGTACGGCCTCACCGACGAGCAGGTGGAGCAGATGCTGCTGGATTCGCTGATGAACGCCAAGGACGACGTGGCCGCCCGCCTGCTCATCGAAGCCCGCACGGCCGCCGAGCAGCTGCTGTACCAGGTCGAAAACTTCACCCGCAAGAACCGCCAGCACCTCACTGAAACGGAGCTGGCCGACACCGAAGCGCAGGTTGCCAAGGTGCGCACGGCCCTGGCGGGGTCCGACCGCGACCCCATCCTGAAAGCCATGGACGAGCTGGACGAGCTGACCCGACCCTATGCCGAGCGGGTGATGAACATTTCCATCCAACAGGCCATGGCCGGCAAAAAAATCGGCTAA
- a CDS encoding O-antigen ligase family protein, whose amino-acid sequence MTPSLFRSRLLGLFYVALASVPLSVSWFSERWRFGLLLASEPLMVLTVGVLGLGLLAGWVAWPRTARRLDKLIGLHVGALFLSTVFSGNVLVSAKYFATILLYIGFGYGVQRVLRLERAEWFRALGALALGTGLLAAYALLQHAQIGISYTFSYFVARPFLEHGHTNLTVILEPLVLVLNMILLYHARAQQQRGRFMVTMLLTAVLMVVAFSYSRASYISLLAQALLLLAFSGREAGVRLLLPWAVAGGLVLSAWQVINIVHPHPPTATETNLLHELGSVSDFSSANESNAERMSRWVFSLDLFQQEPVVGAGPATFPDRYLEFVRHDPAHPNYTPTLRRMNAHNLYLDWLAESGALGLLSGLLLLGYLLVRQLRWVFRGQQTPAQVGFTVYLLFFLLHSFTQDFWQEPRVIVLFWLAIGLQRHYARAAMLPSATDTAALQPSVASADVSSR is encoded by the coding sequence ATGACTCCTTCGCTTTTCCGAAGCCGGCTGCTGGGGCTATTTTATGTAGCGCTGGCCAGCGTGCCCTTGTCGGTGTCCTGGTTTTCGGAGCGGTGGCGTTTTGGGTTGCTGCTGGCTTCAGAGCCGCTGATGGTCCTCACGGTGGGCGTGCTCGGCCTGGGGCTGCTGGCGGGCTGGGTGGCCTGGCCCCGCACCGCCCGGCGCCTCGACAAACTCATTGGCCTGCACGTGGGGGCGCTTTTTCTCTCCACGGTTTTTTCGGGCAATGTGCTGGTATCGGCTAAGTACTTTGCCACGATACTGCTCTACATCGGCTTTGGCTACGGGGTGCAGCGCGTGCTGCGGCTCGAGCGCGCCGAGTGGTTTCGGGCCCTGGGTGCGCTGGCGCTGGGCACCGGCCTGCTGGCGGCCTACGCCCTGCTGCAGCACGCGCAAATCGGCATTTCGTACACGTTTTCCTATTTCGTGGCCCGGCCCTTTCTGGAGCACGGCCACACCAACCTCACCGTCATTTTGGAGCCGCTGGTGCTGGTGCTCAACATGATATTGCTGTACCATGCGCGGGCGCAACAGCAGCGTGGGCGGTTTATGGTCACGATGCTGCTCACGGCCGTGCTGATGGTGGTAGCATTCTCGTATTCGCGGGCGTCCTACATCTCGCTGCTGGCCCAGGCGCTGCTGCTGCTGGCTTTCTCGGGCCGCGAGGCGGGGGTGCGGCTGCTGCTGCCCTGGGCGGTGGCCGGTGGCCTGGTGCTCAGCGCCTGGCAGGTCATCAACATCGTGCACCCGCACCCACCCACGGCCACCGAAACCAACCTGCTGCACGAGTTGGGCTCGGTGAGCGACTTTTCTTCGGCCAACGAGTCGAACGCCGAGCGCATGAGCCGCTGGGTGTTCAGCCTCGACCTTTTCCAGCAGGAGCCCGTGGTTGGCGCGGGCCCCGCCACCTTTCCCGACCGCTACTTGGAGTTTGTGCGCCACGACCCGGCCCATCCCAACTACACCCCCACCCTGCGCCGCATGAACGCCCACAACCTTTACCTCGACTGGCTGGCCGAGTCCGGGGCGTTGGGCCTGCTTTCGGGGCTGCTGCTGCTGGGCTATCTGCTGGTGCGGCAGCTGCGGTGGGTGTTTCGCGGGCAGCAAACGCCGGCACAGGTGGGCTTCACCGTTTACCTGCTGTTTTTCCTGCTGCATTCCTTCACCCAGGACTTTTGGCAGGAGCCCCGCGTCATTGTGCTGTTTTGGCTGGCCATTGGCTTGCAGCGCCACTACGCCCGGGCGGCCATGCTCCCCAGCGCCACTGACACGGCGGCGCTGCAGCCTTCCGTAGCATCAGCAGACGTTTCGTCCCGCTAA
- a CDS encoding tetratricopeptide repeat protein, which translates to MRKYLYPSLLVVFGLLAAAIFVFKKPAPRTPQLKERHGDLAAGGEWLNTKAAIEGLLAKLRADPNDQKSRLLLAQAYMQEARVTGDHPYYDGAATELLDEVLKAEPENFEALCCKSSLCLTQHHFAQGLALAEQAVKLNPNSGFVYGLLTDANVEMGHYEEAIKMADKMNALRPELASYARASYLREIYGDVPGAIEAMDMAAKAGYIGLEQTEWTRVALGHLYEISGDTAHARAHYQMALLARPGYAYALAGLGRIAAAHKDYAKAIKLYQQARVTVKDYAFSDELTDLYRLNGQPAEADKMAKESIEMLASAAEEADDNEQMGHYADRELAYAYVKTNELDKALEHAKIEYERRPDNIDVNETMAWVHYKRGEFAEAQKYMQVARRTGSKNSVLLCRAGLILSKLGKTAEGQALIENSLRTAPYLNPEVEAEGKKMLAAR; encoded by the coding sequence TTGAGAAAGTACCTATACCCGTCCTTGCTGGTGGTTTTTGGCCTGCTGGCCGCCGCCATTTTTGTATTCAAGAAACCGGCGCCGCGCACGCCCCAGCTGAAAGAGCGCCACGGCGACCTGGCCGCCGGCGGCGAGTGGCTGAACACCAAAGCGGCGATTGAAGGCTTGCTGGCCAAGCTGCGCGCCGACCCCAACGACCAGAAAAGCCGCCTGCTGCTGGCCCAGGCCTACATGCAGGAAGCCCGCGTGACCGGCGACCACCCGTATTACGACGGTGCCGCCACGGAATTGCTTGACGAAGTGCTGAAAGCCGAGCCCGAAAACTTTGAGGCCCTGTGCTGCAAGTCGTCGCTCTGCCTCACGCAGCACCACTTTGCTCAGGGGCTGGCCCTGGCCGAGCAAGCCGTGAAGCTGAACCCCAACAGCGGCTTCGTGTACGGCCTGCTGACCGACGCCAACGTGGAAATGGGCCACTATGAGGAAGCCATCAAGATGGCCGACAAGATGAATGCCCTGCGCCCAGAGCTGGCGTCGTACGCCCGCGCCAGCTACCTGCGCGAAATTTATGGTGATGTACCCGGCGCCATTGAAGCTATGGACATGGCGGCCAAAGCCGGCTACATCGGCCTTGAGCAAACCGAGTGGACCCGCGTAGCGCTCGGCCACCTTTACGAAATCAGCGGCGATACCGCCCACGCCCGCGCCCACTACCAAATGGCCCTGCTGGCGCGCCCCGGCTACGCCTACGCTCTGGCCGGCCTGGGCCGCATTGCGGCGGCACACAAGGACTATGCAAAGGCCATCAAGCTGTATCAACAGGCCCGCGTAACGGTGAAGGACTACGCTTTCTCGGACGAGCTGACCGACCTGTACCGACTGAACGGCCAGCCTGCGGAAGCCGATAAAATGGCCAAGGAATCCATCGAGATGCTGGCCAGCGCCGCCGAAGAGGCCGACGACAACGAACAGATGGGACACTACGCCGACCGCGAGCTGGCCTACGCCTACGTGAAAACCAACGAGCTGGACAAGGCCCTGGAGCACGCCAAAATTGAGTACGAGCGCCGGCCCGACAACATCGATGTGAACGAAACCATGGCCTGGGTTCACTACAAGCGCGGCGAGTTTGCCGAGGCCCAGAAGTACATGCAGGTGGCCCGCCGCACCGGCTCGAAGAACTCGGTGCTGCTGTGCCGCGCTGGCCTCATACTCAGCAAGCTGGGCAAAACGGCCGAAGGCCAGGCCCTGATTGAGAACTCGCTGCGCACCGCGCCCTACCTCAACCCCGAGGTGGAAGCGGAAGGCAAGAAGATGCTGGCGGCCCGCTAA